A stretch of the Clostridiales bacterium genome encodes the following:
- a CDS encoding ribose-phosphate pyrophosphokinase — translation MSDSGKRMMVFSGTSNRGLSEGVARHLGVELGNVKISKFANGEIYVRFLESVRGADVFLLHSACEPVNDAIMELLIMADAAKRASSRSITAVISHYGYARQDKKSAAREPITAKLIADLMTVSGVDKVIAMDLHQGQIQGFFDQPVNHLTALPILADYFESLPLEEVCVVSPDVGRVKVAKKFADMLGASLAIMHKGRPDHNVAEITHVIGEVDGRTCIIIDDMVDTGGSVTEGARSLINKGAKMVYVTATHGVFSPPAYERIKSSPITEVVVTNTLAVPDAQLGGKIRVLSVAPLIAHAIQNVYNDESVSELFDPDFQL, via the coding sequence ATGTCGGATTCCGGCAAGCGCATGATGGTGTTTAGCGGCACGTCGAATCGTGGCCTGTCCGAGGGGGTCGCTCGGCATCTTGGTGTAGAGCTTGGCAACGTCAAGATATCGAAGTTCGCCAATGGTGAGATTTACGTAAGGTTTCTTGAGAGCGTGCGCGGCGCCGATGTGTTCCTTTTGCACTCAGCGTGCGAGCCGGTAAACGACGCCATCATGGAGTTGCTTATCATGGCGGATGCCGCGAAACGCGCGAGCTCCCGCAGTATCACCGCGGTGATCAGCCACTATGGATACGCCCGCCAGGACAAGAAGTCGGCCGCGCGTGAGCCGATCACGGCAAAGCTGATAGCGGACCTCATGACGGTTTCCGGAGTCGACAAGGTCATCGCGATGGACTTGCATCAAGGGCAGATCCAAGGATTTTTTGACCAGCCTGTCAACCACCTCACGGCTCTGCCAATCCTTGCGGATTACTTCGAGAGTCTGCCGCTTGAGGAGGTGTGTGTCGTCTCCCCGGATGTCGGGCGGGTCAAGGTGGCCAAGAAGTTCGCCGACATGCTTGGGGCGAGTCTGGCGATCATGCACAAGGGCCGCCCAGATCACAACGTCGCGGAAATCACCCACGTCATCGGCGAGGTGGACGGCCGGACCTGCATCATCATCGACGACATGGTCGACACGGGCGGCTCGGTGACCGAGGGGGCCAGGAGCCTCATCAACAAGGGCGCGAAGATGGTCTACGTCACAGCGACTCACGGAGTGTTTTCCCCGCCAGCGTACGAGCGCATCAAGTCGTCTCCGATTACCGAGGTCGTGGTGACAAACACGCTTGCCGTCCCCGATGCGCAGCTCGGTGGCAAGATACGGGTGTTGAGCGTCGCGCCTCTTATCGCGCACGCGATCCAAAACGTGTACAACGACGAATCGGTGTCCGAGCTGTTCGACCCCGATTTCCAGCTCTGA
- a CDS encoding 50S ribosomal protein L25 — MTETTAITAHRREVIGKANRRMVSVGQIPAVLYGAGRETLSIALDRHAFELMMAHHGAGATLVSIAIEGEAKRINAMIREVQTSPVKGTILHVDFQVIRMDQVLNVAVPLRFVGDAEGVKAGGIFMQSVREVTVEALPADLPDSLDVDISALEIGHTLTVADVVAIAHVTILDDPETVVCSITTPVAEPTLEELSAVGEAAEPTLVGKERSGEE; from the coding sequence ATGACCGAGACGACCGCGATCACGGCACACCGGCGAGAGGTGATCGGAAAAGCGAACCGCCGCATGGTTTCTGTCGGCCAGATTCCCGCGGTGCTGTACGGAGCCGGGCGAGAGACGCTTTCCATCGCGCTCGACCGGCACGCCTTCGAACTCATGATGGCGCACCACGGCGCGGGCGCGACCCTCGTGTCCATAGCGATCGAGGGCGAGGCGAAACGGATCAACGCGATGATCCGTGAAGTGCAGACGAGCCCGGTCAAGGGCACGATCCTGCACGTCGATTTCCAGGTGATCCGGATGGATCAGGTTCTCAACGTTGCCGTGCCACTGCGCTTCGTAGGCGACGCTGAGGGAGTGAAGGCGGGCGGAATCTTCATGCAGAGCGTACGTGAAGTCACAGTAGAAGCTCTCCCGGCCGATCTGCCCGACTCGCTTGACGTCGACATCTCGGCGTTGGAGATAGGCCACACGTTGACCGTGGCCGACGTAGTCGCTATTGCCCACGTTACGATCCTAGACGATCCGGAGACGGTCGTATGCTCGATCACGACTCCGGTCGCGGAGCCAACTCTGGAAGAGCTCTCAGCAGTTGGCGAGGCCGCCGAGCCGACCCTTGTCGGCAAGGAGCGGTCGGGCGAGGAGTAG
- the pth gene encoding aminoacyl-tRNA hydrolase, with product MTWLVAGLGNPGPRYEATRHNAGFMVIDHLAEELGGAYWKDLGGAKIVETRLGGDTVVLALPQTFMNVSGASVARLAAHYDVPVERIIAVHDDIDLPPATVRAKRGGGHGGHNGLRSLHAKLGSGDYLRVRVGVGRPPGRQDPADYVLEPLGRQAAEDLGAAVLRGQAMVVHIIEHGVDSAMNEFNVREMGAE from the coding sequence ATGACGTGGCTTGTCGCGGGACTCGGCAATCCGGGGCCGCGTTACGAGGCGACCCGGCACAACGCCGGATTTATGGTCATCGACCACCTCGCCGAGGAGTTGGGTGGCGCGTACTGGAAGGACCTTGGCGGCGCGAAGATCGTGGAGACGCGGCTCGGCGGCGATACGGTCGTTCTCGCGCTTCCTCAGACGTTCATGAATGTCTCGGGCGCTTCAGTTGCGCGTCTCGCCGCACACTACGACGTTCCAGTTGAGCGGATCATCGCGGTTCACGACGACATCGACCTGCCGCCCGCGACGGTCCGGGCCAAGCGGGGTGGCGGTCACGGCGGACACAATGGTCTGCGCTCGCTGCACGCGAAGCTCGGCAGTGGCGATTACCTGCGGGTGCGTGTGGGAGTGGGACGTCCGCCGGGCAGGCAGGATCCCGCTGACTACGTGCTCGAACCGCTCGGGCGTCAGGCGGCAGAAGACCTCGGAGCGGCGGTTCTGCGCGGGCAGGCCATGGTCGTCCACATCATCGAGCACGGCGTCGATTCTGCGATGAACGAGTTCAACGTACGCGAGATGGGGGCGGAGTGA
- a CDS encoding peptidoglycan DD-metalloendopeptidase family protein, which yields MHLIRAYVASFLIIAFTFTGAPPSVATSRADIDASLRRAAEAREAARQAADSAEQYRTEARALDEVIRDLQGEVADIEPRITEATGRTARLQAELETLRTQISKKEEEIEKTVAELERQQELLNARITASYKQGTWFFLDLLLDSDTISDLITRTTLVQRVISANHDITVQLADTNERLTMQRAELDRARETVTLKRAEAAAVEKSLKDLRSQHQSALKRQQTAQNEKTALMEASEDDAERLRAQAEEEEATARRLEAELRAQASSGSGQYQGVMAWPVPGGSLTSPYGWRTHPIFGTRRFHHGIDISRGDSTIVAAGDGTVVRAQYGWNGGYGNMIVIDHGDGVTTVYTHILDGSFVVSSGERVTKGQRIALVGSTGYSTGPHLHFEVRINGASTDPMPFLR from the coding sequence ATGCATCTCATCCGCGCATATGTCGCATCTTTTCTGATCATCGCCTTCACCTTCACAGGCGCACCCCCTTCCGTAGCAACATCACGCGCCGACATCGACGCTTCACTGCGCCGTGCTGCCGAGGCGCGCGAAGCTGCCCGCCAGGCCGCGGACTCCGCCGAGCAGTACCGCACGGAGGCGCGTGCACTCGATGAGGTCATTCGGGATCTGCAAGGCGAGGTCGCGGATATCGAGCCCAGGATCACCGAAGCCACGGGACGCACTGCGCGTCTGCAAGCCGAGCTCGAGACGCTCCGCACACAGATCTCGAAAAAGGAAGAAGAAATTGAAAAGACGGTCGCCGAGCTTGAACGTCAACAAGAGCTGCTCAACGCCCGAATAACGGCATCGTACAAACAGGGCACATGGTTCTTTCTCGATCTGCTGCTCGACTCCGATACGATCAGCGACCTCATCACACGGACGACGCTCGTCCAACGGGTCATCTCGGCGAATCACGACATTACCGTGCAGCTTGCCGACACCAATGAACGGCTCACGATGCAGCGAGCGGAGCTCGACCGTGCCCGCGAAACCGTTACTTTGAAGCGCGCGGAGGCTGCGGCGGTCGAAAAGAGCCTCAAAGACCTTCGCTCCCAGCACCAGTCCGCCCTCAAGCGTCAACAGACCGCGCAAAACGAGAAGACCGCCCTCATGGAGGCGAGCGAGGACGATGCCGAGCGGCTCCGCGCCCAAGCCGAAGAGGAAGAAGCTACCGCCCGTCGGCTTGAGGCGGAGTTGCGCGCCCAGGCCTCTTCAGGAAGCGGGCAGTACCAGGGCGTGATGGCGTGGCCGGTACCCGGCGGCTCGCTCACATCCCCCTACGGCTGGCGCACGCACCCGATTTTTGGCACGCGACGTTTCCACCATGGGATCGACATTAGCCGAGGCGACAGCACAATCGTGGCTGCGGGAGACGGAACAGTGGTGCGGGCTCAGTACGGATGGAACGGCGGATACGGGAACATGATCGTTATCGACCATGGCGACGGTGTCACGACGGTCTACACGCATATCCTCGACGGGAGCTTCGTGGTGTCCAGCGGAGAGAGGGTCACGAAAGGCCAGCGCATCGCGCTCGTCGGCTCAACCGGCTACTCGACCGGACCGCACCTGCACTTCGAGGTTCGCATCAACGGCGCATCGACGGACCCGATGCCCTTCCTCCGTTAG
- a CDS encoding FAD:protein FMN transferase: protein MYRLTHKPLATALALVVAVSAPATLTGCADRPANSVVSSREALGTVVSVTAYGSETDPEGAVTRAIDNAFAAMSAAEAELDAHDPESAIARINASPQPQTEPLPARAQRILDAICALEMREWFSPQLWAATQLWRFEDGGHVPHEAQLAAALADARYDFGGAAKGVALDEAAGALRDSGGVSAALIASGSTTLAIGSKPDGEPWRIGIEDPREPEKFIATVEATGDITVSTSGDYQRFFERSGVRYHHILDPATGKPTFGFRSLTVVGDIDGLDSDILSTALFVAGPAFALRYAEEHGLGLVVVDAGGRTHIVPGPDDRTYQIVPVAQDAGNTLPPPP from the coding sequence CACTTGTGGTGGCCGTCTCCGCACCTGCCACACTTACGGGATGCGCCGATCGCCCGGCGAACTCCGTCGTCTCAAGCCGAGAAGCCCTCGGCACGGTAGTCTCGGTCACCGCGTACGGCTCTGAAACGGACCCGGAAGGCGCGGTCACGCGGGCGATAGACAATGCGTTTGCCGCGATGTCGGCGGCCGAAGCGGAACTCGACGCCCATGACCCGGAGTCCGCGATCGCACGCATTAACGCATCGCCGCAGCCACAGACCGAACCGCTTCCTGCCCGGGCGCAAAGGATACTTGACGCCATATGCGCCCTTGAGATGCGCGAGTGGTTCTCTCCGCAATTGTGGGCGGCCACGCAGCTGTGGCGGTTTGAGGACGGGGGCCACGTGCCACACGAAGCGCAGCTCGCCGCCGCCCTCGCCGACGCGCGCTACGACTTCGGAGGCGCGGCGAAGGGAGTCGCGCTTGACGAGGCCGCTGGCGCGCTTCGCGACTCAGGCGGCGTGAGCGCGGCGCTCATCGCGTCCGGATCGACGACTCTCGCCATCGGCTCGAAACCGGACGGCGAACCTTGGCGCATCGGCATTGAGGATCCGCGCGAACCGGAGAAGTTTATCGCCACCGTCGAAGCGACCGGCGACATCACGGTCTCGACATCCGGTGACTACCAGCGCTTCTTCGAGCGAAGCGGAGTGCGCTACCACCACATCCTCGACCCGGCTACCGGCAAGCCGACGTTTGGGTTCCGTTCGCTGACGGTGGTTGGCGACATCGATGGCCTCGACTCTGACATCCTCTCGACCGCGCTGTTCGTGGCGGGCCCGGCCTTCGCCCTGCGCTACGCCGAGGAGCACGGTCTCGGACTCGTGGTGGTGGATGCGGGGGGCCGGACACATATTGTGCCCGGCCCGGATGACCGCACCTATCAGATCGTGCCGGTTGCACAAGACGCCGGGAACACGCTCCCGCCGCCTCCTTAG